The following are encoded in a window of Diorhabda sublineata isolate icDioSubl1.1 chromosome 5, icDioSubl1.1, whole genome shotgun sequence genomic DNA:
- the LOC130444431 gene encoding craniofacial development protein 2-like has protein sequence MNLGTWNVQGLSTKINEVLREIRQLNMDIVVLTETKKKGQGSENHYDHFYSGISKDKRAQKGVSILIKKSLRKYVSSWEAVNQRIIKINIAICGNKTTVIGTYGVNEDDTVNNKDDYFECLSEEISKVGTSREVIILGDLNARTGKKIDDQIVGRFGEEVTNDNGNRLITLWPTKYIKNTEWLLPTQNDT, from the coding sequence ATGAATTTAGGAACATGGAACGTACAAGGCCTCTCCACCAAAATCAATGAAGTTCTACGAgaaataagacaactaaatatgGATATAGTGGTGCTAACGGAAACAAAGAAGAAAGGACAAGGTTCAGAAAATCATTATGATCACTTCTATTCGGGAATATCTAAGGACAAACGAGCTCAGAAAGGagtatctatattaattaagaaaagtttaagAAAATACGTGTCATCGTGGGAAGCAGTCAATCaacgaattatcaaaataaatatagctATTTGCGGAAACAAAACGACAGTCATAGGAACATATGGGGTAAATGAAGACGACACAGTAAATAACAAAGATGactattttgaatgtttgtccGAAGAAATTTCTAAAGTAGGCACCTCAAGAGAGGTAATTATCCTAGGAGACCTAAATGCAAGAACAGGCAAGAAAATAGACGATCAGATAGTAGGAAGATTCGGGGAAGAAGTAACAAATGATAATGGAAACAGACTTATTACATTATGGCcaacaaaatacattaaaaatactgaatggCTTCTTCCAACACAAAATGATACATAA